From a single Hymenobacter sp. YIM 151500-1 genomic region:
- the rsmI gene encoding 16S rRNA (cytidine(1402)-2'-O)-methyltransferase — protein MAEPTTTQLYLVPTPIGNLEDITLRAIRVLGEVDTVLCEDTRTSGRLLQHLGLKKPLLSYHLHNEHQQVPRLLERLERGETMALVSDAGTPGISDPGFLLVRECLARGLKVECLPGPTAFVPALLKSGFGAERFVFEGFLPVKKGRQTRLRELADEPRTLIFYESPHRIVKTLEQLAEALGPDRPASVSRELTKLFEETVNGTLAELAADFGARPAIKGEIVVVVQGKREERRAD, from the coding sequence ATGGCTGAACCAACTACCACGCAGCTCTACCTCGTGCCCACGCCCATCGGCAACCTGGAGGACATTACCCTGCGGGCCATTCGGGTGCTGGGCGAGGTGGATACGGTGCTCTGCGAGGACACCCGCACCAGCGGCCGGCTCCTGCAACACCTGGGCCTGAAGAAGCCCCTGCTCAGCTACCACCTGCACAACGAGCACCAGCAGGTACCGCGCCTGCTGGAGCGCCTGGAGCGTGGCGAAACCATGGCCCTCGTCTCCGACGCCGGCACGCCGGGAATCTCCGACCCCGGCTTTTTGTTGGTGCGCGAGTGCCTGGCACGGGGCCTGAAAGTGGAGTGCCTGCCCGGCCCCACGGCCTTCGTGCCGGCTTTGCTCAAGTCGGGCTTCGGGGCCGAGCGGTTCGTGTTCGAGGGGTTTTTGCCGGTGAAGAAGGGCCGCCAGACCCGCTTGCGGGAGCTGGCCGACGAGCCTCGCACCCTGATCTTCTACGAGTCGCCGCACCGCATCGTGAAGACGCTGGAGCAGCTGGCCGAGGCGCTGGGGCCGGACCGCCCGGCCTCGGTGAGCCGGGAGCTGACCAAGCTGTTTGAGGAAACCGTAAACGGCACGCTGGCAGAGCTGGCCGCCGACTTCGGGGCCCGCCCCGCCATCAAAGGCGAAATTGTAGTGGTTGTACAAGGAAAACGAGAAGAGCGCCGTGCCGACTAA